The proteins below are encoded in one region of Sulfolobus sp. A20:
- a CDS encoding extracellular solute-binding protein, with the protein MGNKKAISKTIIAVIIVVIVIIAVAGAYAYLSTKHPSSMMTSMTTSSSSTTSSISNLNTSNPQVLMSLVGLSSPPSTPVTITVWNSYSVSENQAFNETLTQFEQEFPWIHVQVTYGVGVGTSQFETAAKAGQAPIVYRDTSDSGGALFAAGLVLNLSQYLPNSITSLYLPTAIKDWELNGSLYGLPDNINYIVMFYNKQFVPYPPNTTAQLVQIAEQVNKTYGVWGIAYGASDEYGYRFAAWFAGFGGQIFTTSSGKVIPDLNTTAMVDALNFWYNLTYNLKVNYLAPSTGAGGAEGQLFIANKTAIIFDGPWDLNNYLQALGPNLGAAPLPVVSQTGLRAAPFVGSTGFLIASPQASGANQMQIKAAIIFVLYFTNYEADYRLFAVAHDIPANVQAYNQALTDLKEGKLQPAYLNQIMEGILEQAQYGQKFPNIPQMAYYWNSFHQYASEFFADKINATQASQGMEQAFVQSLVQNGLLSYVMPLPIVPPVLLMVSIISSIIFVVETPKVMKKW; encoded by the coding sequence ATGGGAAATAAAAAAGCTATATCAAAAACAATTATAGCAGTAATAATTGTTGTAATTGTAATAATAGCTGTAGCTGGTGCTTATGCATACCTTTCTACTAAGCATCCATCAAGTATGATGACTAGTATGACGACTTCTTCCTCATCAACTACATCATCCATAAGTAACTTAAATACGAGTAATCCTCAAGTCTTAATGAGCCTTGTAGGTCTTAGCTCACCCCCATCTACTCCAGTAACTATAACGGTTTGGAATAGTTATAGTGTGTCCGAGAATCAAGCTTTCAATGAAACCTTAACTCAATTTGAACAAGAGTTTCCGTGGATTCACGTACAAGTAACCTATGGTGTAGGTGTTGGAACATCACAATTTGAAACTGCTGCAAAGGCTGGACAAGCACCGATAGTTTATAGGGATACTAGTGATTCCGGCGGAGCATTATTTGCTGCGGGACTAGTATTGAACTTATCACAATATTTACCAAATAGTATAACGTCACTATACTTACCTACAGCAATTAAAGATTGGGAACTAAATGGATCGTTATATGGTTTACCAGACAATATAAATTACATAGTAATGTTTTACAATAAACAATTTGTTCCGTATCCACCTAATACTACTGCCCAACTGGTGCAAATTGCAGAACAAGTTAACAAGACGTATGGCGTATGGGGTATTGCATATGGCGCTTCTGATGAGTATGGTTATAGGTTTGCTGCATGGTTTGCGGGATTTGGTGGTCAAATATTTACTACGAGTTCCGGTAAAGTAATTCCAGACTTAAACACCACAGCCATGGTTGATGCCTTAAACTTCTGGTATAATTTAACTTATAATTTGAAAGTGAATTACTTAGCACCCTCAACTGGTGCTGGAGGAGCTGAAGGACAATTATTCATAGCTAATAAGACTGCTATAATATTTGATGGACCTTGGGACTTAAACAATTATTTGCAAGCTTTAGGTCCTAATCTAGGGGCGGCACCACTGCCGGTAGTCAGCCAGACAGGTTTAAGGGCTGCACCATTTGTAGGTTCTACGGGCTTCTTGATAGCCTCTCCTCAAGCTAGTGGAGCTAACCAAATGCAAATTAAAGCTGCTATCATATTTGTACTATACTTTACGAACTACGAGGCAGATTATAGACTTTTCGCGGTAGCTCACGATATTCCTGCTAATGTTCAAGCTTATAATCAAGCGTTAACTGACTTAAAGGAAGGTAAACTACAACCAGCTTACCTTAACCAAATAATGGAGGGAATATTAGAGCAAGCTCAATATGGACAAAAATTCCCTAACATACCTCAAATGGCTTATTACTGGAATTCCTTCCACCAATATGCAAGTGAGTTCTTCGCTGATAAGATAAATGCGACTCAGGCATCTCAAGGTATGGAGCAGGCATTTGTTCAATCATTAGTGCAAAATGGTTTATTATCATATGTTATGCCATTGCCTATAGTACCTCCAGTCCTTCTGATGGTAAGTATAATCTCCTCAATAATTTTCGTCGTAGAAACTCCCAAAGTAATGAAAAAGTGGTGA
- a CDS encoding carbohydrate ABC transporter permease — translation MKKEKVFSLFYIVPIVAITLFLFIFPLLYSLYISFTNLSLLHFLKYSYVGLTNYLIIFKYGYFLQLLGNTLIWTIGSLVTMMFLGFLLALVLNQSDLKGKTIFYAILILPWAFPGFISLLVWQGLWVDPYGMMNRLILPLLHLPHINSLTSTTDAWTELILTNDWLSFPYFMVVFYSALQSIPRELYEIAELDGANALTKFLKITLPSLKKTIAFVFITSFVFTWNNFYPIYILTGGGPGISTETFIVYAYQEAFSYNNYALAAAWSIISTIFVIILAIVVIKYTRILDTFV, via the coding sequence ATGAAAAAAGAAAAAGTTTTTTCACTTTTTTATATTGTTCCTATAGTAGCAATTACCTTATTTCTCTTCATATTTCCCTTATTATATTCACTTTACATTTCGTTTACGAATCTTAGTCTTTTACACTTCCTTAAGTATAGTTATGTTGGATTAACGAATTATCTTATAATTTTTAAATATGGTTATTTCTTACAGCTATTAGGGAATACGTTAATCTGGACTATTGGAAGTCTGGTTACAATGATGTTTCTAGGATTTTTGCTGGCTTTAGTTCTTAATCAAAGCGATTTAAAGGGAAAAACAATATTTTACGCTATTCTTATTCTTCCTTGGGCCTTTCCAGGGTTTATCTCTCTTCTAGTATGGCAAGGACTTTGGGTAGATCCATATGGTATGATGAATAGATTAATACTACCGTTATTGCACTTGCCTCATATTAATTCTTTAACATCAACAACTGATGCGTGGACAGAGCTTATCTTAACAAATGATTGGCTTTCCTTCCCTTATTTTATGGTTGTATTTTATTCAGCCTTACAAAGCATCCCTAGAGAGTTGTATGAGATAGCTGAATTAGATGGGGCTAATGCTCTTACTAAGTTCTTAAAGATTACTTTACCTTCATTAAAAAAGACAATCGCGTTTGTATTCATAACTAGTTTTGTATTTACGTGGAATAACTTCTATCCAATTTATATATTGACTGGCGGAGGACCCGGTATATCTACAGAGACTTTCATAGTTTATGCGTATCAAGAAGCTTTTAGTTACAATAATTACGCTTTAGCTGCAGCTTGGTCTATAATTTCTACAATATTTGTAATTATCTTAGCTATAGTAGTGATAAAATATACTAGAATTTTAGATACATTTGTGTAA
- a CDS encoding sugar ABC transporter permease codes for MIKAKLFKVLRLAISYLILLIIALFSLFPLYYVFVTSFSNAPNLISLGVSDLVPKHLYLNAYKYLLTTNLYGGTFPLWVRNSLILALSTALISVLLALLTGYALSRLDIPAKKILATFIYIVTFFPYTATAVPLYLLFAKFHLLNYLGLILAYTPGTSIFAAFIAKLSIDSIPPSYEEIAMIDGLSRFQAFLRIVMRLALPVVALTALLGFNGAYLDFALAYSFLLPNVKEWTATIGLYYMAGLLNPSSAPAYNIFAAGSVLMGIPLMVLFIVSQRMMTRAYSNLAGVKQ; via the coding sequence ATGATAAAAGCGAAACTATTTAAGGTCTTAAGACTAGCCATCTCGTACTTAATATTGTTAATCATTGCTCTATTTTCGCTCTTCCCATTATATTATGTGTTTGTAACATCCTTTAGTAATGCTCCTAACCTAATTTCATTAGGTGTTTCTGACTTAGTTCCCAAACATCTATACCTAAATGCTTACAAATACTTACTTACTACAAACCTATATGGGGGGACCTTCCCTTTATGGGTAAGAAATAGTTTAATATTAGCTCTTTCTACAGCTCTTATATCAGTTTTATTAGCCCTATTAACTGGATATGCCCTTTCTAGACTTGATATACCTGCCAAAAAAATTCTAGCGACCTTCATTTACATAGTGACTTTCTTCCCATACACTGCCACGGCAGTCCCTTTATATTTATTATTTGCTAAGTTCCATCTCCTAAACTATTTAGGTTTGATATTGGCTTATACACCCGGAACGTCAATTTTCGCAGCATTTATAGCCAAACTTAGTATTGATTCCATACCTCCTTCATATGAGGAGATAGCTATGATAGATGGATTGTCTAGGTTTCAGGCTTTCCTAAGGATAGTTATGAGACTAGCATTACCCGTGGTAGCATTAACTGCACTTTTGGGCTTTAATGGAGCGTATTTAGATTTCGCTTTAGCCTACTCTTTCCTTTTACCTAACGTTAAGGAGTGGACAGCAACCATAGGATTATATTATATGGCTGGGTTACTAAATCCATCAAGTGCCCCTGCGTACAATATTTTCGCAGCTGGATCAGTGCTGATGGGAATTCCATTAATGGTTTTATTTATAGTATCACAAAGAATGATGACTAGAGCATATAGTAATCTAGCTGGGGTGAAGCAATAA
- a CDS encoding ABC transporter ATP-binding protein: protein MAHYVKLENIWKEYELRGKKTQVLKGLNLEVEKGEFVVILGPSGEGKTTILKIVAGLLKQDKGHVYLRGELADEVPPKDRKVAMVPQNYAIYPFMTVFDNIAFPLKVMHISKEEIRKRVIEVASMLKIDGLLDRKPSQLSGGQMQRVAIARALVKDADIILMDEPLSNLDAQVRVIAREELKQLQRNIKPTILYVTHDQIEALSLASKLAILHDGVVQAYGDPMEIYKSPNNVWVGTFLGNPPMNVLKGEVDKNAIFVENGKIQLSDKFKFLVKDSQRVIVGVRPEDLSINENGTIEGTVEMIENLGSYSIIHVRLVDTTLRVLEKSTVKREKGDKVKILVDPNNINLFDPNDQRNLLVGKT, encoded by the coding sequence ATGGCGCATTACGTTAAATTAGAGAATATTTGGAAGGAATATGAACTAAGAGGAAAGAAAACTCAAGTATTAAAAGGCCTTAATTTAGAAGTAGAAAAAGGAGAATTTGTCGTAATCTTAGGACCTTCTGGAGAAGGAAAGACTACTATCCTCAAAATAGTTGCAGGACTATTAAAGCAAGACAAAGGTCACGTTTATTTGAGAGGTGAGTTAGCCGACGAAGTACCTCCAAAGGATAGAAAAGTGGCTATGGTACCTCAAAATTACGCTATATATCCCTTTATGACGGTATTTGATAATATCGCATTTCCGTTAAAGGTGATGCACATATCAAAAGAGGAAATAAGGAAGAGGGTAATTGAAGTGGCGAGTATGTTGAAAATTGATGGCCTATTAGATAGAAAGCCTAGTCAACTAAGTGGAGGTCAAATGCAAAGAGTGGCAATAGCTAGAGCCTTAGTTAAAGATGCGGATATAATACTAATGGATGAACCATTATCTAACCTAGATGCACAAGTAAGAGTAATAGCTAGGGAAGAGTTGAAGCAGTTACAGAGGAATATTAAACCCACAATTCTCTACGTTACGCATGATCAAATAGAAGCATTAAGTTTAGCATCTAAGTTAGCTATACTTCATGATGGAGTAGTACAAGCCTATGGAGACCCTATGGAAATATATAAGTCGCCTAATAACGTATGGGTAGGTACGTTTTTAGGAAATCCTCCAATGAATGTTTTGAAAGGAGAGGTAGACAAAAATGCTATATTTGTGGAAAATGGTAAGATCCAATTATCTGATAAGTTTAAATTTTTGGTAAAGGATAGTCAGAGAGTAATAGTAGGAGTTAGACCAGAGGATTTATCAATTAATGAAAATGGAACCATAGAAGGAACTGTAGAGATGATAGAAAACTTGGGCTCTTATAGCATTATACATGTGAGATTAGTTGATACCACGTTAAGAGTCTTAGAGAAGTCTACAGTGAAGAGAGAGAAAGGAGATAAAGTGAAGATCTTAGTTGATCCTAATAACATAAACCTATTTGATCCTAATGATCAAAGAAACTTATTGGTAGGGAAAACTTGA
- a CDS encoding glycoside hydrolase family 15 protein: MSYQRSLSYSPSYLLLNNWKDESIWITTGIPIPNPQLNGFIPYPFSIRNLYIGKHGILNFTLSASNLSVSSAYLTLNNSVVIESMQGNLSIIEPPYSPYLLILFSINSTFQIKLTSNTSIISINKTSLLINASLPIYVLSNITHLVKKSEIDFVIPKGKTFIEISVNAKPNENVSQLLSINFDRVKEWLNKSKIPNGLPKVLLNEYYLSLLLLKDDQNPYLGTFAASPSPIYLYSWVRDSAFSAIALQEAGHYESALKYWLWMSKAEQIQPGVWYTRYDFYNGKPDISFGIPELDSIGLYQIGIYQFYNLTKNMTFLREVLRTLNLSLLYEIKEINSSKFHLLPQDLSVWEDRSAYHFWTESLDDLGLFDSAKIYEVLGLNYSLISREEYVLNQSIIKYFWYNNTYFASALGTSVIYENGKSVTTLSLEPPAIDSATLLPIDMGYLPVNSAYAASNFNTVINKLTVNGGLSRFPDDLYHYSEYLYDSSGPSPPWIISTLFEALYYEQRGNYAHALNLLYWAYDHSQHGLLPEAIDPNYGNPLPTTSPLTWSSAMFIISSLSYKPNIVVNSPLFLPIITVIILIIVIIIITIFRKRSAH, encoded by the coding sequence ATGAGTTATCAAAGAAGTCTAAGTTACAGTCCTTCCTATCTGTTACTTAATAATTGGAAAGACGAATCCATATGGATAACTACAGGAATACCTATTCCTAATCCTCAACTAAATGGCTTTATTCCATATCCTTTTTCTATCAGAAATCTCTATATAGGGAAACACGGCATACTTAACTTCACTCTAAGTGCTTCAAATCTAAGCGTCTCATCAGCATATTTGACGCTCAACAATAGTGTGGTGATTGAGAGTATGCAAGGAAATTTAAGTATTATTGAACCTCCTTACTCTCCTTATCTATTAATCTTGTTTAGTATTAACTCCACTTTTCAAATTAAATTAACATCAAATACTTCTATAATCTCGATTAATAAAACTAGTCTCCTAATAAACGCTAGCCTACCAATTTATGTTTTAAGCAATATCACACATCTAGTTAAGAAGAGTGAAATAGATTTCGTAATACCTAAAGGAAAGACATTTATTGAAATAAGTGTAAATGCTAAGCCCAATGAAAATGTGTCTCAATTACTTTCAATTAACTTCGATCGTGTAAAAGAATGGTTGAATAAATCAAAGATTCCTAATGGTTTACCCAAAGTATTGCTAAATGAATATTATTTAAGTCTATTATTATTGAAAGATGATCAAAATCCTTATTTGGGAACCTTTGCTGCTTCTCCATCGCCAATCTATTTATACTCTTGGGTAAGAGATTCAGCTTTCAGTGCAATTGCGCTACAAGAAGCTGGTCACTATGAGTCTGCATTGAAATACTGGCTATGGATGAGTAAAGCAGAGCAAATACAACCGGGGGTATGGTATACTAGATATGATTTCTATAACGGTAAACCAGATATCTCCTTTGGAATCCCAGAACTAGATAGTATAGGATTATACCAGATAGGCATATATCAATTTTACAATTTAACAAAAAATATGACATTTTTAAGGGAAGTATTACGTACACTTAACCTCAGTTTATTATATGAGATAAAGGAAATAAACAGTTCCAAATTCCATTTACTTCCACAAGATCTAAGTGTATGGGAGGATAGGAGTGCATACCACTTCTGGACAGAATCACTTGATGACCTAGGACTATTTGATTCTGCTAAGATCTACGAAGTTTTAGGTCTAAACTATTCACTAATCTCTAGGGAAGAATACGTTCTTAATCAAAGTATAATCAAATATTTTTGGTATAACAACACTTATTTTGCATCAGCTTTAGGGACTTCCGTTATATACGAAAACGGAAAGAGCGTTACTACTCTATCTCTAGAGCCTCCCGCCATAGATTCCGCCACACTACTGCCAATTGACATGGGATATCTTCCAGTTAATTCAGCCTATGCGGCGAGTAACTTTAACACGGTTATAAATAAGCTTACTGTTAACGGAGGTCTATCGAGATTCCCTGATGATCTATACCATTACTCAGAATATCTTTATGATAGTAGCGGACCTAGTCCTCCGTGGATAATATCTACCTTATTCGAAGCCCTATATTATGAGCAAAGGGGAAACTATGCTCATGCATTAAATTTGCTCTATTGGGCTTACGATCATTCACAACACGGGTTATTACCAGAAGCTATAGACCCAAATTATGGAAATCCGCTACCCACCACGTCTCCATTAACATGGTCCTCTGCGATGTTCATTATATCTTCCCTTTCATATAAACCTAATATAGTCGTTAACAGCCCATTATTTTTACCTATTATAACAGTCATTATCTTGATAATAGTAATTATAATAATCACTATATTTCGTAAAAGATCCGCACACTAG
- a CDS encoding zinc ribbon domain-containing protein has product MTYEDPSFSSSKCPKCDSEMEEVSYRYFRCSSCNYENDRDAIVIIEFIWEEFSEPLDLPLK; this is encoded by the coding sequence GTGACTTATGAGGATCCTAGTTTCTCATCTAGCAAATGTCCTAAATGCGATAGCGAGATGGAAGAGGTTTCTTATAGGTATTTTCGCTGTTCTAGTTGTAATTATGAGAATGATAGGGATGCTATTGTTATAATTGAATTTATATGGGAGGAGTTCTCTGAGCCTCTTGACTTGCCCCTAAAATGA
- a CDS encoding cation:proton antiporter, whose amino-acid sequence MNEIVVSLFDVSLFILVAEIIRSFLAKYNLPYLVGEIIAGMIIGPYAMGMIINQIVGFPLISINEYITFLSEFSIILLIFTSGLEHGISPIRSGGLYSFLGATLGALLPFLVTFYLYSDEFGSNSALFLGVAMGATSLAAVAYIIEEEKLKGKGIDFLISASASDDVVDLLLLSIAISISSETTLNIQYLGVKIIELIIIWLVIFIVSVILIPRVINRLSDKYIEEFPFVVLFGLTLIMVSLGYSPIISAFIAGVSIANSTKSEKIKQIGNTLLSIFGSLFFVVVGSEVNLTSFNLSTIVFALELTGIAGLFKWIGVFPFAFLRTRNFKMANTIAIGMIPRGETGLVVASIGESLNLLNQVEFEGIILMSLLTTLIGGIVFKTLVKKTKLE is encoded by the coding sequence ATGAACGAGATAGTAGTCAGCTTATTTGACGTATCTTTGTTCATTCTCGTCGCTGAAATCATAAGATCTTTTTTAGCAAAATACAACTTACCTTATTTAGTGGGGGAAATTATAGCTGGAATGATAATCGGTCCTTATGCAATGGGAATGATAATCAATCAAATTGTTGGTTTTCCATTGATCTCAATCAACGAATACATAACATTTCTTTCTGAGTTCTCAATAATTTTATTAATATTCACGTCGGGATTGGAACATGGAATTAGTCCAATAAGGTCTGGTGGTTTGTATAGTTTTCTAGGAGCTACTCTCGGAGCATTATTACCTTTCTTAGTTACATTTTACCTCTATTCAGACGAGTTCGGTAGTAACTCAGCTTTATTCTTAGGGGTGGCTATGGGAGCAACGAGTTTAGCTGCTGTAGCATATATAATAGAGGAGGAAAAATTAAAAGGAAAGGGGATAGATTTCCTCATATCCGCTTCAGCATCGGATGATGTAGTTGATTTACTACTTCTCTCAATTGCGATCAGCATCTCAAGCGAGACTACATTAAACATACAGTATCTGGGAGTGAAGATCATTGAGCTCATAATAATATGGTTAGTTATATTCATAGTTTCAGTAATTTTAATACCTAGAGTAATCAACAGACTTAGTGATAAATACATAGAGGAATTTCCTTTCGTAGTGTTATTTGGATTGACATTGATCATGGTGTCACTTGGATACTCGCCAATAATATCAGCCTTTATTGCCGGAGTTTCTATCGCTAATAGTACTAAAAGCGAAAAGATAAAGCAAATAGGTAACACATTACTTAGCATTTTCGGTTCTTTATTTTTCGTAGTAGTAGGGAGTGAGGTTAATTTAACTAGTTTCAATCTAAGTACTATAGTATTTGCATTAGAATTGACTGGTATAGCGGGATTATTTAAGTGGATTGGGGTTTTTCCATTCGCATTTCTACGAACTAGGAATTTTAAGATGGCGAATACAATAGCGATTGGAATGATACCTAGGGGTGAGACTGGATTGGTCGTAGCATCAATAGGGGAATCGTTAAACTTGCTGAACCAAGTTGAATTTGAAGGTATAATATTAATGTCTCTACTTACTACTTTGATAGGAGGAATAGTATTTAAGACACTAGTTAAAAAGACTAAATTAGAGTGA
- a CDS encoding CoB--CoM heterodisulfide reductase iron-sulfur subunit B family protein has protein sequence MTLPTPYGKAVFYPGCALDGLGKSYDVSLKLIAQDLGVPIERIEDYNCCGALEVKNVNTMAGILLPARNLALAREMNADAVVSACPGCHYSLSRTQYYLTKYPKLREKTNTYLEKMGTKGYDLKLMLVHAVEYVYNTVGIEGIKAKVKRPLTGLKVAPYYGCLYVRPKSYTLSGYMKLRDDPERPFFMDEILKAIGAEVVPFEAKTMCCGGPHVYSDNEVSIHLEARILKEAKRNGAEILVTDCPLGHVAIETNMNKITQKYGKDLEMPLAYFSQLLAFAFGHSPEETLLTANITNPMSVLRRYL, from the coding sequence ATGACCTTACCTACACCTTATGGTAAAGCAGTATTTTACCCAGGATGTGCTCTAGATGGATTAGGGAAGTCATATGATGTTTCATTAAAGCTTATTGCCCAAGATTTAGGTGTCCCAATAGAAAGAATAGAGGATTATAACTGCTGTGGTGCTTTAGAAGTTAAAAATGTAAACACTATGGCTGGAATCTTATTACCAGCTAGAAACTTAGCATTAGCTAGAGAAATGAATGCAGATGCTGTAGTTTCAGCATGTCCCGGCTGTCATTATTCCTTATCTAGAACTCAATATTATCTAACAAAGTACCCAAAATTAAGAGAAAAGACTAATACGTATTTAGAAAAGATGGGTACGAAAGGATATGATCTGAAGTTAATGCTAGTTCATGCAGTGGAATATGTTTATAACACTGTTGGAATTGAGGGGATCAAAGCTAAGGTTAAGAGACCTCTAACTGGATTAAAGGTTGCTCCTTATTACGGTTGTCTATATGTCAGACCTAAATCGTATACCTTATCCGGATACATGAAATTAAGGGATGATCCAGAGAGACCATTCTTTATGGACGAAATATTAAAAGCAATAGGCGCTGAAGTAGTTCCGTTTGAGGCGAAAACGATGTGCTGTGGTGGACCTCACGTCTACTCTGATAATGAGGTATCAATACACTTAGAGGCTAGAATATTAAAGGAAGCTAAAAGGAATGGTGCTGAAATATTAGTTACTGATTGTCCATTAGGACATGTTGCAATAGAGACTAACATGAACAAGATAACCCAGAAGTATGGCAAAGACTTAGAGATGCCGTTAGCCTACTTCTCGCAATTATTAGCGTTTGCATTTGGTCATAGTCCAGAGGAAACCTTACTTACTGCTAACATAACTAATCCTATGTCAGTGTTAAGAAGATACTTGTAA
- a CDS encoding 4Fe-4S dicluster domain-containing protein, with the protein MPIPELEKPIIKGLIQKDKVIVDGVELDGTWNAFMIERTQTGYDPSVWDEIANTLEGVTISACWQCGTCTSGCTMREYDPNYSPRRFIDLARKGDKQALIELQDSLWRCVSCQKCTHRCPKGVMVEEVVHAIHHYMLKHGLVKKDPGTIFDELFLETVMKNGGRISELTLGAAAAKAGMVTLSLKDMINIGAAVLKGGLIKDLLKPNRVKDWDRVQKVLEEAMKEEVIPE; encoded by the coding sequence TTGCCAATTCCTGAGTTAGAGAAACCTATAATTAAAGGTTTAATTCAAAAAGATAAGGTAATAGTTGATGGAGTGGAGTTAGATGGTACATGGAATGCCTTCATGATAGAGAGGACGCAAACTGGCTATGATCCTAGTGTATGGGATGAAATAGCTAACACGTTAGAGGGAGTTACTATAAGCGCTTGTTGGCAATGTGGAACGTGTACTTCAGGATGTACTATGAGGGAATATGATCCTAACTATAGCCCTAGAAGGTTTATAGATTTAGCTAGAAAGGGAGATAAGCAAGCCTTAATTGAGTTACAAGATTCTTTGTGGAGATGTGTATCATGTCAGAAGTGTACTCACAGATGTCCTAAAGGAGTGATGGTAGAAGAAGTAGTGCATGCAATACATCATTACATGTTGAAACATGGGTTAGTCAAGAAGGACCCTGGTACGATATTTGATGAACTTTTCTTAGAGACTGTAATGAAGAATGGAGGTAGGATATCAGAGCTAACATTAGGAGCAGCTGCAGCGAAAGCAGGAATGGTGACGTTAAGCCTAAAGGATATGATTAATATAGGTGCTGCAGTTTTGAAGGGAGGGCTTATAAAAGATTTATTAAAGCCGAATAGAGTGAAGGATTGGGATAGGGTTCAAAAAGTCCTAGAAGAGGCAATGAAAGAGGAGGTGATCCCAGAATGA
- a CDS encoding CoB--CoM heterodisulfide reductase iron-sulfur subunit A family protein, translating into MVNKSILVIGAGPAGLSATKELARMGVNVTVVEREAFLGGTPKRLKYSLLFPELRPASEVIDPLVKTVEENGNVKVYKESIVENVKTVQDGFEVGIKDKSGKLTTEKFNAIIAASGFEHFDSRRKYEYGYGIIPNIYQISDIEGMLHDNKLVTTKGTPPKRVAILLCVGSRDATVGNTYCSRVCCAVSIKQAMEIKQRIPDAVVHIYYMDIRTYGLMEDKLYWKAQLDYRVGFIRGRISEFMRGPNDTVIIKGEDTMNLNRALVVPYDMVILANGMELGLGSKQVAKVLGLELEEHGFVKPLDPDSLPVQSARRGVFLAGAITGPKTISDSITEGYAAAMKAYEYVTSGIWEDSDYYKKTAEAKVVHH; encoded by the coding sequence ATGGTTAATAAATCCATCCTAGTTATAGGGGCGGGACCAGCAGGATTATCTGCTACCAAAGAACTTGCTAGAATGGGGGTAAATGTTACAGTAGTTGAGAGAGAAGCTTTCTTAGGAGGTACTCCTAAAAGGTTAAAATATAGCTTACTATTCCCAGAATTAAGACCGGCATCTGAAGTAATAGATCCTCTTGTTAAAACAGTAGAGGAAAACGGTAATGTCAAAGTTTATAAGGAAAGCATAGTTGAAAACGTTAAAACAGTTCAAGATGGCTTCGAAGTTGGTATAAAAGATAAGAGTGGAAAATTAACCACTGAAAAGTTTAACGCAATTATAGCAGCTTCAGGTTTTGAGCACTTTGATTCTAGGAGAAAATACGAGTATGGATACGGCATTATACCCAACATTTATCAGATTTCTGACATAGAAGGTATGCTTCATGACAATAAGTTAGTCACTACTAAGGGAACTCCTCCAAAGAGAGTTGCGATATTATTATGTGTAGGTTCAAGAGATGCTACAGTTGGAAACACTTACTGTTCAAGAGTATGTTGTGCTGTGTCAATCAAGCAGGCTATGGAAATAAAGCAGAGGATACCAGACGCTGTTGTACATATCTATTACATGGATATAAGGACTTATGGATTAATGGAAGACAAATTATACTGGAAGGCTCAGTTAGATTACAGAGTAGGATTCATTAGGGGTAGGATATCCGAGTTCATGAGAGGACCTAACGATACTGTTATAATCAAGGGAGAAGACACTATGAACCTTAATAGGGCATTAGTAGTTCCTTATGATATGGTAATATTGGCTAACGGTATGGAATTAGGATTAGGATCAAAACAAGTGGCTAAAGTATTAGGCTTAGAACTAGAAGAACATGGTTTCGTAAAGCCATTAGATCCAGACAGCTTACCAGTACAATCAGCTAGGAGAGGAGTATTCTTAGCAGGGGCAATAACAGGACCTAAGACAATCTCTGACTCAATAACTGAGGGATATGCTGCAGCTATGAAAGCTTATGAATATGTAACTAGTGGGATATGGGAAGATTCTGACTATTATAAGAAGACTGCAGAAGCCAAGGTGGTTCACCATTAA